Within the Gemmatimonadota bacterium genome, the region GCCCCGCCCTCCCCCGAGGCGGTCTACCTCACCTCGGAGCCCACGGCGAGCATGAACCTGCCCTTCTCGGACGCCGTGCGCGTGGGGCACCTGCTGTTCCTCTCCGGCCAGATCGGGAACATCCCCGGTACGACGGACCTGGCGCCCGGGGGCATCCAGGGTGAGGCCCGCCAGACCATGGAGAACATCAGGACGGTCCTGGAAGCCAATGGATCCTCCATGGACCGGGTGATCAAGGCCACGGTCATGCTCGCGGACATCGCCGAATGGCCCGCCTTCAACGAGGTGTACGTCACGTACTTTCCCGGCGACAAGCCGGCCCGCAGCGCCTTCGCTGGCAGCGGCCTGGCCTTCGGCGCGCGGTGCGAAGTCGAGGTGATCGCCACGGTGGGGGAATAGTTTTTTTTGTCGAGAATGCACTCCAGCTTGGCCGACTAATACTGTGTAAGGGTATTCCTGTATATAAATTCGTTGCATAAGGAGTATAAGTTGGCTAAGAAACCCTGGATCAATGTAGTAATAAAAGGTGCCTTGATTACGGTTGGCTTTGGCTTGTATGTTTTCGTGGAATCCGGTACGAGAGACCGGTTGTCCAGACTGGAAGACAAGATTGACCGTGTGGAGACCAAGGTTGATGAAGTGCGCGGATATCTGAAGTTCAATGTCGCCAAAGATCAATAACCATGGCTAAAGGCAAGTTCTGGCACGACGGATTGCAGTTCTCCTGCCACGGGTGCGGCCATTGCTGCACCTTCCCCGGTGGATTCATCTACGGCAGCGAGAAGGAGTTCCGGCGCATCGCCGAGTACCTGGAACTGCCGTTCGAGACCTTTCTGGAAAAGTATACGGAAGTGATCGACGGCTACGTCTCCCTGGTCTCTCCGGATGACGGTCCCTGCGTATTCTACGACCAGGGATGTTCCATCTATCCGGTGCGGCCGTCCCAGTGCAGCAGCTATCCCTTCTGGCAGGACATCCTGAAATCCAGACGACG harbors:
- a CDS encoding YkgJ family cysteine cluster protein; the encoded protein is MAKGKFWHDGLQFSCHGCGHCCTFPGGFIYGSEKEFRRIAEYLELPFETFLEKYTEVIDGYVSLVSPDDGPCVFYDQGCSIYPVRPSQCSSYPFWQDILKSRRRWEREAETCGGMNNGKRWTRKEIETQAASRTENLMAAKKRA
- a CDS encoding RidA family protein; translation: MNLPFSDAVRVGHLLFLSGQIGNIPGTTDLAPGGIQGEARQTMENIRTVLEANGSSMDRVIKATVMLADIAEWPAFNEVYVTYFPGDKPARSAFAGSGLAFGARCEVEVIATVGE